From the Shewanella amazonensis SB2B genome, one window contains:
- a CDS encoding AIPR family protein, which yields MELVDFLRQTQAEVKELLNDRMEMPGEPYPYPESVFTEVMMQHMADVGMTFEPEVCHFDAKVGNAKVRLSGFAYTDDMDQLDMFASLYSDATDIQQVAVSDVTKVAEHCLRFLSLCAEKKLLSKMDQASEAHPLAQIIEEKYRDFNQIRIYVLTDQVLNAKSKQFQSREIQGKTIKLEVMDIERLFRHTSAGKPRDELVVNFEEVSGGPLPCVWVPGQVCEYDYAMTVIPGEALRFVYDKYGPRILEANVRSFLSALGKVNKGIRETLRTDPERFMAYNNGLVIVADEVHIGKSGDGTPGITWLKGMQIVNGGQTTASLYFTKKKYPEIDLTKVRVPAKLIVLRKQDSSNEDELISDISRYANSQNAVRQSDLAANHPLHVLLDNFSQTTYCPDGEGRWFYERAAGSYKVLFEREGTTPAKLKRLKTSIPPARKITKPDMAKYLYIWDQKPEIVSLGAQKNFLAFMDNLSDFKWESGEEQPTLDDFKKLIAKAILFKAATRLIRPKFQAFQGNITIYTLSLLALKLGSRIDLEMIWKNQEISNSLKQQILIWASEVQKQLHSSSSGRMISEWAKKTECWQQLQTKSFSEPLKSIPECKM from the coding sequence ATGGAATTAGTAGATTTTTTAAGACAGACGCAGGCTGAAGTAAAGGAATTGCTTAATGATAGGATGGAGATGCCTGGTGAGCCGTATCCCTATCCAGAGTCTGTATTTACCGAAGTCATGATGCAGCATATGGCTGATGTCGGAATGACGTTTGAGCCTGAGGTGTGCCATTTTGATGCTAAAGTAGGCAACGCAAAAGTACGTCTTAGTGGTTTCGCCTATACTGATGATATGGATCAGCTTGATATGTTCGCAAGTTTGTATTCGGATGCGACTGATATTCAACAAGTAGCCGTTTCTGACGTGACAAAAGTTGCCGAGCATTGTTTACGTTTTCTGAGTTTGTGTGCAGAAAAAAAATTGCTCAGCAAAATGGACCAAGCCAGTGAAGCTCATCCCTTGGCTCAGATTATTGAAGAAAAATACAGAGACTTTAACCAAATCCGTATATATGTTTTAACAGACCAAGTGCTTAATGCAAAGTCTAAACAGTTTCAGTCCAGAGAAATTCAGGGCAAGACTATTAAGCTTGAGGTGATGGATATTGAGCGCTTGTTTCGTCATACGTCGGCGGGCAAGCCCCGCGATGAACTTGTTGTTAATTTTGAAGAGGTTTCGGGAGGTCCTTTACCCTGTGTATGGGTGCCGGGACAAGTCTGTGAGTACGACTATGCTATGACTGTCATCCCGGGAGAGGCTCTCAGGTTTGTATATGACAAATACGGCCCCCGTATTCTAGAGGCCAATGTTCGCTCCTTTTTGAGTGCTTTAGGTAAAGTAAACAAGGGTATTAGAGAGACTTTGAGAACTGACCCAGAGCGATTCATGGCATATAACAATGGTCTAGTTATTGTTGCCGATGAAGTACACATTGGAAAGTCTGGGGACGGAACGCCGGGCATTACATGGTTGAAAGGTATGCAAATCGTTAATGGTGGGCAAACGACGGCATCTCTTTATTTTACAAAAAAGAAGTACCCTGAAATAGATTTAACAAAAGTGAGAGTTCCAGCCAAATTGATTGTTCTCCGTAAACAGGATTCCAGCAATGAGGATGAACTTATATCTGATATATCTCGATATGCAAACAGTCAAAATGCTGTTAGACAGTCAGATCTAGCTGCTAACCATCCCCTCCATGTTCTATTGGATAACTTTTCTCAGACAACGTACTGCCCTGATGGCGAAGGGCGTTGGTTCTATGAGCGTGCTGCTGGAAGCTATAAAGTGTTGTTTGAGCGTGAAGGAACTACTCCTGCCAAGCTTAAAAGACTGAAAACATCTATTCCACCAGCAAGAAAGATTACTAAGCCTGATATGGCTAAATATCTTTATATATGGGATCAGAAACCAGAGATTGTTTCGCTGGGAGCGCAGAAGAACTTCTTGGCGTTTATGGATAATCTTTCAGATTTTAAATGGGAATCTGGTGAAGAGCAGCCCACTCTCGATGACTTTAAAAAGCTGATTGCAAAGGCAATTTTGTTTAAAGCTGCTACAAGGTTGATTAGGCCAAAGTTCCAAGCATTTCAGGGTAATATAACGATCTACACACTGTCGCTATTGGCACTAAAGCTTGGTAGCCGGATTGATTTAGAAATGATTTGGAAGAACCAAGAAATATCTAACTCTCTGAAACAACAAATTTTAATTTGGGCTTCGGAGGTTCAGAAGCAGTTGCATAGTTCTTCATCAGGGAGAATGATCTCAGAGTGGGCCAAAAAAACCGAATGTTGGCAGCAGTTGCAAACCAAATCATTCTCAGAGCCTCTTAAATCGATTCCTGAGTGTAAGATGTAG
- a CDS encoding DNA cytosine methyltransferase: MYPESIQVVDLFAGPGGLGEGFSSVDRTFQILVSAEMDPFAHQTLRLRAFYRLISNHAPNELDDYFAFCNGVSDKPYSSETESLWEDAGEEALQIVLGSEDGNARLDSAIKKGLNKDAPWVLIGGPPCQAYSMVGRARNKGKKDYRPEEDNRHFLYKEYLRIIQQNKPTVFVMENVKGILSSTVGGKRVFHEILDDLSNPDAALGVSGSGERYVICSLVTDAQYHHGDDASKFDAGQFVIRAEDYGIPQARHRVILLGIKQSHFETVIARGPLPLLEKAPVVSVRDVIGDLPKLRSTLSRGGEAAKDWDSVIKRYLQGLLSESRGRGDEDLEHEFQNTLNAVRRDLSKGSLRYKWNLSEQKTGTLDWWYGKNAEMLSVVLNHEARGHMDSDLKRYMYAACFAKARGVSPKGHKEFNYAGLAPAHENWESGKFADRFRVQVYDKPSTTVVSHISKDGHYFIHPDPVQCRSLTVREAARLQTFPDNYFFQGNRTQQFHQVGNAVPPLLAYKIARIVKEIIEG; the protein is encoded by the coding sequence ATGTATCCAGAATCAATTCAAGTTGTTGATTTATTTGCTGGTCCTGGTGGTCTTGGGGAGGGCTTCTCCTCTGTTGACAGGACTTTTCAGATTCTGGTCTCGGCTGAAATGGACCCTTTCGCTCATCAAACTCTCCGTTTGAGAGCGTTTTATCGCTTAATTTCTAACCATGCACCCAACGAATTGGATGATTACTTTGCGTTCTGTAATGGTGTTTCTGACAAACCTTATAGCTCGGAAACTGAATCATTATGGGAAGACGCTGGCGAAGAAGCGTTGCAAATTGTGTTGGGTTCTGAGGACGGGAATGCTCGTCTGGACAGCGCAATTAAGAAAGGTCTTAATAAAGATGCCCCATGGGTGTTGATTGGCGGGCCACCCTGTCAGGCATACTCCATGGTTGGTCGTGCCCGAAATAAAGGGAAGAAAGATTACAGACCTGAAGAAGATAATCGTCACTTCTTGTACAAAGAGTACCTGCGGATTATTCAGCAAAATAAGCCTACGGTCTTCGTCATGGAAAACGTTAAAGGAATTCTTTCTTCTACCGTAGGTGGAAAGCGAGTTTTTCATGAAATTCTTGATGACTTGTCGAATCCAGACGCGGCTTTAGGTGTTTCCGGCAGCGGTGAACGTTATGTAATTTGCTCTCTCGTTACAGATGCGCAGTACCATCATGGCGATGACGCTTCTAAGTTTGATGCTGGCCAATTTGTTATTCGTGCTGAAGACTATGGCATTCCCCAAGCCCGGCATCGTGTGATTTTGTTGGGTATCAAGCAATCTCATTTTGAGACCGTTATTGCCAGGGGACCATTGCCACTTCTTGAAAAAGCACCTGTGGTTTCCGTCAGAGATGTGATTGGTGATCTTCCAAAGCTTCGCAGTACTTTGTCCCGTGGTGGAGAAGCGGCGAAAGATTGGGATTCTGTTATTAAGCGTTATCTTCAAGGGCTGCTGTCAGAATCCCGAGGGCGGGGTGATGAGGACCTGGAGCATGAGTTTCAAAACACCTTAAATGCTGTTCGTCGGGATTTATCTAAAGGCTCTTTGCGCTACAAATGGAATCTTAGTGAGCAAAAGACTGGCACCTTGGATTGGTGGTATGGAAAAAACGCAGAAATGCTGAGCGTTGTTTTAAACCATGAGGCCAGAGGACACATGGATTCTGATTTAAAACGATACATGTATGCAGCTTGTTTTGCGAAGGCCCGCGGGGTATCACCGAAGGGCCATAAAGAGTTTAATTATGCTGGGCTGGCACCTGCCCATGAAAATTGGGAGAGCGGTAAATTTGCAGACCGATTCAGGGTTCAGGTTTATGACAAACCATCCACTACTGTGGTGAGTCACATATCCAAGGACGGCCACTATTTTATTCACCCAGACCCGGTCCAGTGTCGAAGTTTAACCGTGCGGGAAGCTGCCAGATTGCAGACATTCCCGGATAACTACTTTTTCCAGGGCAACAGGACACAACAATTCCATCAGGTTGGTAATGCTGTTCCTCCTCTGTTGGCGTACAAGATAGCCAGGATTGTGAAGGAAATTATTGAAGGATAA
- a CDS encoding very short patch repair endonuclease: protein MWLRKRIHALGFRYRLHDKRLPGKPDLVFPKYRAVIFVNGCFWHMHHCRFFQFPASSSTKGRGPQWWREKLIGNRQRDLENIEKCRELRWRVLVLWECALKGTEKLPEPQVLQQITQWLESGCHYLEIPAPDAIGPRCSTN from the coding sequence ATGTGGCTGAGGAAACGGATCCATGCGTTGGGGTTTCGTTATCGGCTGCACGACAAACGTTTGCCGGGAAAACCTGATCTGGTTTTCCCTAAATACCGTGCCGTAATCTTTGTAAACGGCTGCTTCTGGCACATGCATCACTGCCGCTTCTTTCAATTTCCTGCGTCTTCCTCCACCAAAGGGCGTGGGCCACAGTGGTGGCGGGAGAAGCTCATCGGTAATCGGCAGCGTGATCTTGAGAACATTGAAAAGTGTCGTGAGCTTAGATGGCGGGTATTGGTTTTGTGGGAGTGTGCGCTTAAGGGAACAGAAAAATTGCCTGAGCCGCAGGTTCTGCAGCAAATCACCCAGTGGCTTGAGTCCGGTTGCCATTATCTGGAAATCCCGGCGCCGGATGCCATTGGGCCCCGGTGTTCCACAAACTGA
- a CDS encoding paraquat-inducible protein A, with protein sequence MTSTSKWPQLLLILIALALLIPGLSLPMLSLDGQADKSQFAKTTIELMTDDGEVRGILGSVSAFLGFNQLEGQVEIYQKSRSIIGTITDLFDSGNLLVGILIGTFSVVIPTLKLLSQALLLFASGTLARGLKSFIDAIGKWSMADVFVVAIIVSYLAGNAKGQMGELIIMHAQFEPGFWYFTGYCLFAIASNVMMGRRLQAA encoded by the coding sequence ATGACCTCAACAAGCAAATGGCCGCAACTGCTGCTGATTTTGATAGCGCTGGCCCTGCTTATCCCCGGCCTCAGCCTGCCTATGCTAAGCCTCGATGGCCAGGCCGATAAATCCCAGTTTGCCAAAACCACCATAGAGCTCATGACCGACGATGGCGAAGTGCGCGGTATTCTGGGTTCGGTATCCGCCTTTCTGGGCTTTAATCAACTGGAAGGTCAGGTAGAGATTTACCAGAAAAGTCGCAGCATTATCGGCACCATCACAGACCTGTTCGACAGCGGCAACCTGCTGGTTGGCATACTCATAGGCACCTTCTCGGTGGTTATCCCGACCCTGAAACTCTTGTCCCAGGCACTGCTGCTGTTTGCCTCAGGCACCCTCGCCCGGGGCCTTAAAAGCTTTATCGATGCCATCGGCAAGTGGAGCATGGCCGACGTGTTTGTGGTAGCGATTATCGTCAGCTACCTTGCCGGCAACGCCAAGGGCCAGATGGGTGAACTTATCATCATGCACGCCCAGTTCGAGCCCGGCTTTTGGTACTTCACCGGCTACTGCCTGTTTGCCATCGCATCCAATGTGATGATGGGAAGAAGGTTACAAGCGGCGTAA
- a CDS encoding alanine/glycine:cation symporter family protein produces the protein MTADTSFDFAAAAARFAAFAWGPHMLVLLVGGGLFFLIYSGLAPFRYLKHAIDIVRGKYPEADAAGNISHAGALSSAMAGTVGMGNIGGVALAIVAGGPGAIFWMWVSALVGMATKFFTCSLAIMYRGTDETGRVRGGPMYIITHGLGQKWKPLAVFFCLVGLVGNFPLFNTNQLVQILKEYLFLSPGDTGVAVGSGEHFALELGLGLAIMSLVALVILGGIKRIAAVAIRVVPTMILLYVGCALYVILSHLGDVPMHLWRIVEDAFSVQSVAGGILGTMLTGVKRAAFSNEAGIGTEVMVHGNAKTSEPVKEGLVAMLGPAIDTLLVCTATALIILISGVWEQGGANGISLSSAAFAATMPGIGPYLLLVCVSFFAITTIFTQAFYGSQCFAFLFGARRERWYLYLYLLAILFAATNSLTDIVNIIDGAYGLMAIPTMTAALLLAPRVRAAAKDYFRRLRSQGGELVGRDDPVERR, from the coding sequence ATGACCGCCGACACTTCCTTTGATTTTGCCGCTGCCGCCGCCCGCTTTGCCGCCTTTGCCTGGGGGCCACACATGCTGGTTCTGCTGGTGGGTGGCGGGCTGTTTTTCCTTATTTACTCTGGGCTTGCGCCATTTCGTTATTTAAAGCATGCCATCGACATAGTGCGAGGCAAGTACCCCGAAGCCGATGCCGCAGGCAATATCAGTCATGCCGGGGCGCTGTCCAGCGCGATGGCGGGCACTGTGGGCATGGGCAATATTGGTGGGGTAGCGCTGGCGATAGTCGCCGGTGGCCCCGGCGCTATTTTTTGGATGTGGGTCAGCGCGCTGGTTGGCATGGCCACCAAGTTTTTTACCTGCTCACTGGCGATTATGTATCGCGGCACCGATGAAACAGGGCGGGTGCGCGGTGGCCCCATGTACATCATTACCCACGGGCTTGGACAAAAATGGAAGCCGCTGGCGGTGTTCTTTTGTCTGGTGGGGCTGGTGGGTAATTTCCCGCTGTTCAACACCAATCAGCTGGTGCAAATCCTCAAGGAATACCTGTTTTTATCCCCCGGCGACACGGGCGTTGCCGTGGGCAGTGGCGAGCATTTTGCCCTGGAGCTGGGCCTGGGGCTCGCCATCATGAGTCTGGTGGCGCTGGTGATCCTGGGCGGGATTAAGCGGATAGCGGCGGTGGCCATCAGAGTGGTGCCTACCATGATTCTGCTGTACGTGGGCTGCGCGCTTTATGTGATTTTAAGCCACCTTGGCGATGTGCCCATGCACCTGTGGCGCATAGTGGAAGATGCCTTTTCGGTGCAGTCGGTGGCTGGGGGCATTTTGGGCACCATGCTCACCGGGGTGAAGCGGGCCGCTTTTTCCAACGAGGCGGGCATAGGCACTGAGGTGATGGTACACGGCAACGCCAAAACCTCTGAGCCGGTGAAAGAAGGTCTGGTGGCCATGCTCGGCCCCGCCATCGACACCCTCTTGGTGTGCACGGCCACGGCGCTGATTATTCTTATCTCCGGCGTGTGGGAGCAGGGCGGTGCCAATGGCATCAGCCTGTCCAGTGCGGCCTTTGCCGCCACCATGCCGGGCATTGGCCCCTATCTTTTACTGGTGTGTGTTAGCTTTTTTGCCATAACCACCATCTTCACCCAGGCCTTTTATGGCAGCCAATGCTTTGCGTTTTTGTTTGGCGCAAGGCGCGAGCGCTGGTACTTGTACCTGTATTTGCTGGCGATTTTATTTGCCGCCACCAACAGCCTCACCGACATAGTCAACATCATCGACGGCGCCTACGGCCTGATGGCCATCCCCACCATGACAGCAGCCTTACTGCTGGCGCCTCGGGTGCGCGCAGCGGCAAAGGATTACTTTCGCAGGTTGCGCTCCCAAGGGGGCGAGTTGGTTGGCCGTGATGACCCTGTGGAGCGGCGCTGA
- the yjjG gene encoding pyrimidine 5'-nucleotidase, with translation MSNCSPLSFDWVLFDADETLFHFDAFAGLKRLFARFEVDFGEAQFHEYQQVNKPLWLEYQDGRISAKTLQEQRFALWGERLGVAPGELNSGFLQAMADICAPLPQVPELLESLKGRYRLGIITNGFTELQRIRLERTGFADHFELLVISEEVGLAKPDKAIFDHALDAMGNPARERVLMVGDTLSSDIQGGLNAGLHTCWYNPNAKVNEAGILPHLEISCHSELARLLA, from the coding sequence ATGTCCAACTGCTCGCCGCTCAGCTTTGACTGGGTGTTATTTGATGCCGATGAAACCCTGTTTCATTTCGATGCCTTTGCCGGACTCAAGCGCTTGTTCGCGCGCTTTGAGGTGGACTTCGGTGAGGCGCAATTCCACGAATACCAGCAGGTGAACAAGCCCTTGTGGCTTGAGTATCAGGATGGTCGCATCAGTGCCAAAACCCTTCAGGAACAGCGGTTTGCCCTTTGGGGTGAGCGTCTTGGGGTTGCTCCCGGTGAACTGAACTCCGGCTTTTTGCAGGCCATGGCCGACATCTGTGCGCCGCTGCCCCAGGTGCCCGAACTGCTTGAGAGCCTTAAAGGCCGCTACCGCCTCGGCATCATCACCAACGGCTTTACCGAGCTGCAGCGCATTCGCCTCGAACGCACCGGCTTTGCCGATCACTTTGAACTCTTGGTGATTTCTGAAGAAGTGGGCCTGGCCAAGCCCGATAAGGCCATTTTTGACCATGCCCTGGATGCCATGGGCAACCCGGCCCGTGAGCGGGTGCTGATGGTGGGCGATACCCTGTCCAGTGACATTCAGGGCGGCCTCAATGCCGGGCTGCACACCTGCTGGTATAACCCCAACGCCAAGGTTAACGAAGCGGGCATTTTGCCGCATCTGGAGATTAGCTGTCACAGTGAGCTGGCTCGCTTATTGGCCTGA